Below is a genomic region from Stegostoma tigrinum isolate sSteTig4 chromosome 36, sSteTig4.hap1, whole genome shotgun sequence.
ACTCTAAGCAACTCAAGTTTTGTAAGTCCTAGATGAAACTTAGTTTTATGGCATTCACAGTCACTCGTACGATCTCCAGTACATTATAGTTTACAGCATATAATTTAAAGGGAACAACCTTTTCAAGTAAATTGAAAAGTTTACAACCCCAAACTGCAAAAGGGTGGACTGAAATTTTCAAAGCAAGGTTTTCAGTACTAAGATGACATTAAAAAACCTACAAATTTAAAATACTAGCTCAGATGCTTCTTCTCCCCACACCTTAAGAGGATTTCAttagaacaaaagcaaaatacgaGAGTTGCTGGAAATTGGATAAATGCAGTAAATGCTATAAATACTCATATCTGCAGCATCTGTATTTCAAATCAGTgatatttcctcaaaaaaaaactctggaCACCACAGTCCTTGCAACCTACCATCCATCTCCAATTTCCAAAGTGTTTTTAATTGTTCCTATGTTTACTGCCCTGCCGTAGTACCAAAATACCTCATCAAAGTCACAAGTGACATTCTGCAGATTTCATCAAGGTTAATTTTGCTCCTCCCCAGCATGCTTCTTATGCCACCTGCAGTTTCTGACACAGCTGACCAGACTGCTTTCCTCCAACAGCTCCCCACTCTCATCCCGTTCAGTGGGACTGCATTCCTGCTCCATTCTTATCCATCCAGTTGCAGCCAAAGAATTACTTGCAATGGTTTCCCTACCTTCTCTTACATCCCCTAACTCTGGAGTCCACTAAGGAATGATCCATGCTACCTTACACCCCAGTTCTTAATCTATGTGCTACCCCTCAGTGACATCATCCCAAGGTACAGTGTTACAATGAAACCTGGTTTTAACTCACTACTATTTCTCAACTCCTCACTTTTGCAAAATTATCAGTCTGCTCACCTGATATCCACTACTGGATGAGCAAAAAATTCTTCCACTTATGTACGAGATGCCTGAAGCCCACTAGTTTCAGTTCCTTCCTAGCTACCAATTCCAATCATCTCCCCGGGGACATTCTAAGATTAAGTTATGATGTTCACACCCTTAGGGTCATGTTCGATCCTAAAATGAGCTCCTAACCTCATGTTCATACCAACATGAATATCCGCCATTTTGTCTTTTACACCATGTCAACCCATTGCAACACTGTCCTATCTCAACTCATCTGCTGTGAGACCCTCATTCATTCCTCTGTTGCCTCTAGATGTGAACTATTCCAAAAAATGTGTGCTGGTCTCTGTCAGTCCACACCATAGCTTAGTGTCCTATTTAATTTTATAGTGCTCCTGTAAAATGCTTTAGGAAATTTCATTATGTTATGGTGTTTCAGAAATCAATGTGTCAAAAGGTTGTGGGTGCAAACTTCACTCCAAGACTTAACATTCCAGAACAGAGTTATGGAAATGCTAACAGTATCACAGGAGCCAGTTTTTGATCAAGACATTAAAATACGGCCCTGTGTTTATTCGGTTAGACACAACGGAAGGCCACGGTCCTTTTCTTAAAAAGGGAAGTCCTGTGTGCTCTGGACAACATTTACCTCTCCATGGTCAttaccaacaaaaaaaaacagattatccAATTATTCATCTTgtaagtttagtttgggattttgctgtgtgcaaattggtccAGGATTGCCATCAAGATtgaaatgcttttcaaaatataattttttGAACAAGAATTTTGAGTCAAGTTGaaaacatgatgggcaatttattAATTCAAGGTCTTTCCTTACTGCTCCATCAGTTTTGCTTGTGTACTAATTCTACGCAATTTAGAACAGAATATGCAAATGATTGAGCTTTAAATCAAGCCTGCTGATGCTGGATGATTTGTGAGCTGAATGCTGTGCTGTAACTTAAATTCATAATTTCTTCAAAATGCCTATGGAAATAACTTCTTTTTGCAATGTTTGAAAAGGACTTTTAAGAATTATAATTCTGTTTGATAATAAGAAATATTGGTCCTTGTGACCTGGAAACAACACTAAGAGAAAGGTCAAAAAAATGCGCGGCCAGACACAAAAATAACGAAGAAGCTACTGCAGTAAAGAACAAAAGAGATCTGCAGCAAATGGGAGAAAGGGAAGGCATATCTAGAAGATGTGTACAATCCTGTTAAACTGGACAGAGTGCTGAAGAATGATTAGAACATTGATTGGAATTGGACAATTCCACTGTTGCTGCTTCAGTTTTGTCAGAGCTGACCAGACCACATTGAAGGGATTAGATAATGCAGCTTCAGTGGAACTCGTGTCACTGAGACTGTTGCAAACCGAGCTACGGTTATTGTGCAAGTGCATGCCATTCTGGTAACGCCCACCTCCAAAGACCTCAGGTAGAGTCCAGTTACTAATGAATGTGACTTAAAGACTGAATCGATTGAGTGGAAATGTGAGAGATTCCATGCATCAGAGGTCATATTAGAGCACTCTTGAACTGCTCATGATGCCATTTGCTGGTGAGGATCGATGCAGGTGCCTGTGGTTTTGTAAGATATATCTTTGTTGTATTGACCATTTTAAAGCGAAATTTATCAACCTATTCTAAGTATTACTTGACTGTTAGTTCACATTTAATTTACATAGATTTTgatgtaaaagtaacagtgaaaaactttgttaaGTCTTCATTTGGGCTGATGGATGGGTGGggttgggaggtggtggtggttgtTAGTGTAGACCATAAGTCTTATGATTGTGGAGTTTTATTCTTACCTGCCTGTACCATAGCGTTGGATCCATTCCTGAGTGTTTGCTTGACTCTAGACTGGGTTTTGTTTCACATAATTCCCTGCCAAGGTGGCTCCCCTCAGTCAATTTCATCTTTAGTCCCTCAGCTTGCTGGGATTGCATCTTGGAGATATCGTCTGCTTTTGCCATAACGGCATATTTCATGGAGTCCGTGGAGTCCTTGGGCTTGTTGGGCACCGGCTTTGCAAGGTCTGTCAAGCTTGGAGCCTTTGACAGTGTGGCTGAGGCAGGAGGCTTCTGtttccattcctctctgtctcgaTCTTTAATGCTATGCTCTTGCTTTTTCTCAGTGTCGTTGGTGTTGTGTTTCCCACGATTCTGCTCTTGTCTCTGCTTGTGTTGTTCCTCACACAGCTTTTCATATTGCTGCCTGTATGCTGGGTTTGTGCTCATTACGTGACTGTGGTATCCCTGCTCACTGTAACCATACTGGGGCATATACGCATACTGGCCATAATAGAGAGGTTGCATGTACATTTGAGGCCTTTGCTGGATCACTGAAGGATGGTGACATGTACTGCTCATGTCAATCTTTTTATCGTCTGCACTTTCAACTTTGACCCTCACCTCTGCACCCTCCTCCTCTACTTCCTTCTTGATTTTGACTGAATGACTGACTGCTCCTGAACTACTACTGGCACCGCCAGGGCTCGAGTGGGGGTAGTTTGGAGAGTAATAGGTGTCATAACCCTGATAGTAAGGAGAGTGAGTTTCCTTATTCAAAGGTGGCTGAGTTCTTGAAGAAGAGgatgaggaggaagaggaggttgACGACGAGGAGGAAAATAATGCTTTCTTGGCACTTTCCTTAGCCATTTGGTCCGGAGATGATGTTTTGACTTTGGCACcttctcccttcccctctccatctTCTCCTGCATCAGAGATATCAGAGTAAGCTGGGCTATTGGTCTTGACTGAAGAGCTGTCGGCTCCGTTCTGCGTCACCACGTGTAAGGGTGCGATAGGTGTTACCAAGCTGGTGCCCTCTAGCCTGCTGGCTGTGCCTATGGAGGGACTCGGCGCATTGTCAGTGAAGCTGTAGATTTTGTCTGCTTCGGCTTTGATACTTGCCAGGCGACTCTCATGTGACTCAGATGAACCATTTAAGAGGCCCTCGCCTTTGGGAACAACATCTGCAGAAGAATCTCGGAAGGGGCTTTTGCCATCCTCAGACTTTCCACCTTTCCCCAGTGGCTTGGGACTCGCTGCTTCCTTGGGgtccttctttttcttttcctttttcttcttctCTTTTACGGGGGTGAGGGCTGGGTTGACTGTCGATGGCTCCCCCATGATAGTTggcttgggctgaatggctttgagTGGGGGGCTCTTGGACATCGCTTGGACCACAGTGGTGGCCAGACTTGGAGCAGGCCCTGGGCCAGATGCCGTAAAACCAGCAGTGGGGAAGCCGTACATCTGTGCAGACACGGCAGGGACAATGGGCCTGGCTGATTTGGTTTTGAGTGGAAGCTTTTCGGATTTCAAGCTGCTTGACTTCTTGGCTTTATCTTTTTCCAAGACCAACTTCTTTTCGCTCGAATCATCTCCATCATTGCCTGTATCATCACTTGGGCTGGCCACTGGAGGCCCTTCTTCTGAACACTCAATATTGTACATCCCACCAGGCTCTGTGTCAGCCTCTGGAGAGACTTTCTTTTTACTCGAACCCTTACCAGCAATGAGCTTTGCAGCAGGTGAAGGACTATGAGATTCCATGCTGCCTTCTCTCCTGCCTTTGGGTGTGGCCGAGCGAGCAGGGGACATGGAGCCCTTTGCCTGGCAGAATGAGAGAGAGCTGGAAGAGCCATTGCAGCTGCTAGAATCCTGGCTCAGCGACGGGTGTTGGGCGCAGTCCTCACCGTCTGAGTTCTTCTCCTCGCTGTCGATGTCTCCCTCAAGTTTCCCATCACTGTCTGTATGCGCGTGGGCCTGGTGGTACCGCAGGCCATTAATGTGTTTGTATTTCTTGTTGCAGTTGGGGTGCGGACAATCAATGAGAATGGGTGACGGACAATTATGTTCGGGCACAGGAAGCTCAGTTTTCATCCCTGTAACTGGAGTCGGGGTTGCGGTTCCTCGTGAGTTTGAACGCATTCTCTTCCCTCCTTTTGAGTCCTCAGAACTTGAGGTTAAGTCCAAGTCTGGAGCAGGTTTGTTTTTCCGTTTGTTTCCTGCTGAAGGGCTTGCCTTGATATCTTCAACTGTGTTAGTTGGGGTGCGTCTGTCAGAGGAGTTCTGGCTGCCCCGACGCCCCTTGCTACTTGTGCATGCCCGGGTTTTGGTGACAACTTTGCTGTCTGGCACCGTGGTGGTCTCAATCGCTGGGGTATTTGGAGTGGGGCGTGTTCGCTTCCCCCTACCTCGATTGTTCCCTCTCATTTCAAGGTCACTCGTAGGTGATTCACAAAACCTGAAGAAGGCAAATACAAGTCAATGACCTCAGTGAGCTAAATAAGATAATACTTTAGGatttctcattttaaaatgttcaaaccCGAGTTTAATGGATAATGAATGAGATCTGTACTCATAAAGAGCAGTGCTGTTAATGAAACCAATCATTGCTTAAGAAAGTGAGGATAATAAAGGTTTAACAATATATTCCAAgatattaagtatattcaaaacaCATTGGAAGGGACAATGCTGAGTTACAGAATGAATGCAGATAAAGCTTTGAGTGCAGTAGGTTTTTCCATTGGTAAGTCAGCAATCTCAGCCATGgcttcctgaaaaaaaaagtgaagatcATCAGGCTGTTTTACAGAGTTAAACGGAAAAGGGCAAAAATCAACAGGGAAGGAATTTGCAAATGCCTttggatttttttgaaaatttgatcATGTGCGGCAGGAACATCCAAcagttgattggagtagattgttcacaggtaaaaggatgACTAGCAAGTGTgaggctttcaaaaatgagacaacGAGAGTTCGGAGGTATTATGTTCCTGttaaagtgaaaggtaaggcgtttgataaggttccccatggcaggctgatggagaaagtgaagtcacttggggtccagggtgtgctagctcaatggataaaaaactggctgggcaacaggagacagacggtagtagtagaagggagtttctcaaattggagacctgtgaccagtggtgttccacagggatctgtgttgggaccactgttgtttgtgatatatgtaaatgatttggagaaaggtgtaggtggtctgatcagcaagtttgctgatgacactaagattggtggagtagcagatagtgaaggggactgtcagagattacagcagaatacagatagactggagagttgggcagttaaatggcagatggagttcaatccgggcaaatgcgaggtgatgcattttggaagatcaaattcaagggcaaactatacagtaaatggaaaagtcctagggaaaattgatgaacagagagatctgggtgttcaggtccattgttccctgaaggtgacaacgcaggtcaatagggtggtcaagaaggcatatggcatgctttccttcattgggctacaagagttggcaggtcatgttgcagttgtataggactttggttcggccacatttggagtactgtgtacagttctggtcgccatattaccaaaaggatgtggatgctttggagagggtgcagaggaggttcaccaggatgttgcctggtatggagggtgctagctatgaagagaggttgagtagattaggattattttcattagaaagacggagattgagaggggacctgattgaggtctacaaaatcatgaggggtatagacagggtggatagcaaaaagctttttcccagagtgggggactcaattactagggaccatgagttcaaagtgagaggaggaaagtttaagggagataatgcatggaaagttctttacacagagggtgatgggtgcctggaacgcgttgccagcggaggtggtagacgcagacatgttagcgtcttttaagatatatttggacaggtacatggatgggcagggagcaaatggacgcagaccgttagaaaatagatgacaggttagacagaggatcttgatcggcgcaggcttggagggccgaagggcctgttcctgtgctgtaggtttctttgtttagtAATAATAAGGAACAttggatgaataaaaatattgaagctctggtcaagaataaggagTCATATATTAGGTATAGGCAATTGGGATCAAGAGAATCTCTTGAAGAATATAAAGGCTTTAGGGGCATTCTTCAGAGGGAAATCAGGCCAGCAAAAAGGGGATATGAAATGACCTGGGCAGGTaagattaaggataatccaataaggattctacaagtacattaagagcaaaaaagCAGCTCAGGAGAAAATAAAGCCCCTTAAAGATTAACGAGGTGATCTCTGTGTGGAACTACAGGAGATAGCAGagatactaaataaatattttgttagattttactgtggagaaagaagtggaggttagggaactcagggaaataataCAAATTtcaatgtcttgaaaacagtctaTGTTACAGaacagcaagtgctggaaatcttcaaaaacaaaggtggataaatctcggCAACTATtcaagtgtatcccagaacatCATGGGAAGTTAGAAAAGACACTGTGGGGCCTCAGCAGAGATATGTGTATCATCGACagctatgggtgaggtgccagataactggagggtggctaatgttgtgcatttaagaaaggctgcaaggagaagccAGAGAGCTATAGGTCTGTGAGTTTGATATCAATGATGGGTAAAGTTGTTACAGGAGTTCAGAGatagaatttacatgtatttagagaAGCAAAGGCTGCTTAGGaatagtcagcttggctttgtgcatgggaaatcatgtctcacaaacttgattgaggtttttgaggacGTGACCAAAAGATTAACGTCAGTAGAGCTGTAGAcatgtctacatggacttcagtaaagcctttgacaagattctgcttggtagactaattagtagttagatcacatggagttcagagagtttgccaattggatacaagattggcttgacaatagaagacagaggttggtggtggagagttgtttatCGGGCCTATGACCAGCGGTGCTCCAAAGGGATTGGCGCTGGGCCCATGCTGATTGTAATTGAAATAAACGCTTTTGGTGAGAATTTCGGAGGCATGTTTAGtgagtttgcggatgacacgaTAAGTGTTggtatagtcaacagtgaaggAGGTAGTTTAGATTataaagggaccttgatcaattgagctgaggagtggcagatggagtttaacttggaCAAATGTaagctattgcattttggtaaaactaacaagggcaggacttacggAGTTAAAGGTACGGCCttggtagtgttgttgaacagagagatccaggggttcaggtatatattTCTTTGTaaattgcatcacaggtagacagggtgcttAGAAGGCagttagcatgcttgccttcattgttcagatcattgagtatggaattgggatgtaatgttgaggttgtagaAGACACtgatgaggccatttttggagtattatgtatagttctggtcactgctAATTAGAAGGgtactattaaattggagaatgttgccgggaatggagggtttgaggtatattGATAGGCTGTTACCTTTCTCCActagagtgtcggaggctgagggatgaccctgtagaggcttataaaattgtgaggagcacagataaggtgaaaaataaaggtcttttccctaatgtgggggagttcaaatatagggggaatatttttaaggtgagaggagaaagatttaaaggaggGGCAACCTGAGGGGCAAGTTTTCACATACAGGGTGActtgtgtgtggaataagctgccagagggagcGGTGGGTGCAAGTACaattataagacatttggataggtacatgaatagtaaaggtttagagggacattggCCAAACCCAcataagtgggactagtttagtttgagattagggtcagcatggatgagttgggccaaagggtctgtttccatgctgtatgattctatgactcattGGATACCTTCTATTTTAGTGAGGTTTGTACTTAGCTGGAGTATTGAGGTGactagtttttaaaaatgcagtagatttttaaaaacttcttccCTTTTTCATTAAAGGTAACACTTGCTCCTGATCTCTCAAACATTAACTGCATGGTTCTGATGGAATCACTAAAATGTATGTAGGGACAACTCACTACAATTGTCCTGACCAACCTGTTGTGGCAGGGGAAAATCTGGTTTCTGCTTTCCACTGTGCCACATCAAACCAGGTGGGATCAGGAGCATTTGGGATAAAGGAGTGTGGGTGCAAGTTATTTCCATATTTTGTCGTGATGGATTGGCTCTATGCCCTTACTAACTCAAAACTCTTCAGTGTTTGGACAATTTCCATGCTAACCGTCTTAGAGTGGGGGAAACTAACTTACATGCAAATTTGCAGAATTAAGCCGATTAAAATTAGGTACTGAAAGAAATAACAACAATATTCACTGTCCAGATAATTAAACAGAGCAGCTTAGGGAGTTGCCCAATATGTTTATTGACTGAAGAGTCTACCCCTCTTACTTGAAAGTTATTTTAAGTATGTGATAATTCAAAAACATCAGCATGAATTTTGATTTCACAATATTTATGTTGTTTAGCTCAAGTTATTTgataattcaaaacaaaaattaagtATAAAAAATTTCTAGATCATCAGAGATAGCATAACAGGTGCGACAATGTAGTGGGTGGTCATGACAGCACAGAGGAACCTGAGCCAATCtgagacattcacacacacagcacgAAAACAGGGGGAGACTGGGCCTTCCTGTGGATTGTTAAGCTACATGAGCGTCCCTCATCAAACCTGTTGTTCAGACTAGGCATGTAACCAGACAGGAAAACATAAAGATGCTCCATGTACAGCAGTGGTAGCAGGGTGCAATGTGTCATCAATGTGTTTACTATTCAAGGGTAAATTCAAGACTATACTAGTCGAGAAgcaggaagcttacttaaggctTAGGAAGCATGGATTGGACAGGGCtgtagaggtctacaaggtagccagaaaggaactgaagaatggacttaggagagctagaagggggtatgagaaaaccttaaTGGgttggatcaaggaaaaccccaaggctttctatattTCTGTGAGGAACAacaggatggccagagtgagggtagagccaatcagggatagtggagggaacttgtttGTGGAGTAGGAggtggtaggggaggtccttaatgaaaaaacagtattcaccagtgagaccGACcctgacatttgtgaggacagcatgaaacaggcagacatgctcgaacaggttgatgttaggaaggaggatgtgctagaaattttgaaaaacatgaggatagataagtcccctgggacagatgggatatacccaaggtttctatgGGTCgcgagggaggagattgctgttcctttggcaatgatctttgcgtcctcactgtccactgggaTAGGACCAGAAGattagagggtggcaaatgtcattctcttgttcaagaaacagaatagggataacccggggaattacagaccagtcagtcttagctctgtggtgggcaaattgttggagaggattctgagagatagcatttatgattatttggaaaagcacagtttgattggaaatagtcagtatggctttgtgaggggcaggtcatgccctacaagccttattgaattctttgaagttatgacaaaacacattgatgaaggtagaatggtggatgtggtgtatatgggttttAGCAGGGCATTTAataagtttccacatggtaggctcattcagaaagtaaggaggcatgggattcagggacattCGGctatctggatacaaaactggctgtccaattgaagacagagggtagtagtagatggaaagtattcggcctggagctcagtgaccactggtgttccacagggacctgttctgggacctctgctctttgtgatctttataaatgacttggatgaggaagtggaagggtgggttagaaagtttactgatgacacaaaggttggtgaagttgtagatagtgtggagggctgttgtaggttgcaacgggataTTGACAGGGTGCAGGGCTGGGCAAAGAaggagcagatggaattcaacccagaaaagtgtgaagtgattcattttggaaggacgaatttgaatgcagaatacagagttaatggccggattctcagcagtgtggaggaacagagggatcttgggatccacgcccatatccctcaaagttgttacccaagttgatagagttataaagaaggtgtatggtgtgttggctttcattggcagggaaattaagtttaagagccacgtggttatgctgcagttctgtaaaaccctggttacagcacacttggaatattgtgttcagttctagtcacctcattacaggaaagatgtggaagctttagagagggtgcagaggagatttatcaggatgctgcctggactggagggcaggtcttatgaggaaagggtgagagagctagggatttttttttcattggagcgaagaaggatgagaggtgacttgatagaggtttagaagatgatgaggggcatagatagagtggacagtcagagactttttcccagggcggaaatgactattacgaggggatataattttaaagtgattggaagaagatataggggagatataggggagatgtcagaggtaggttcttcacacagagaatggtgggcacGTGGTATGCGCTGCCAGCaatggtagtggggtcagatactttagagacttctaagcgactcttggataggcacatggacgaCAATAAAATGTAAGGTACATacagtagattgatcttagtaggataacaagtcagcacaacatcatgggctgaagggcctgtactgtgctgtgctgttctatattctatgttctatttcaataACCTCTCACCATAGATTTCCATTAACCCCACAGTTCCATCCCTTTGCTTACCTTGGGGGTGCCCAGTCATGTCTTGTACAGTCCAGAAGTGTTCCAACATAAGTTTTGTTTCGCCATGTCACATTCACCACCAGGACACCTGGTAAAAggttgaggaaagaaagaaaacagttaGTCGATTTAGACCATTGGTTTTTTGAAAAATCATCATGGTCACAGGTGTTGAATTATGCTGACAATACAAAGAAAAAGATAACAAGAATTCATAATAGTTATAGGCTGTCATTGAAATAAAAAAGCATAAAATAATTTATGAACATTATGAACATGAACAGTATAAAAAGACAGGTATTCTTAACTTACATAATAAAAACGGAAGGTCTATTGTATTCTGCATTTTAAAGACCACTGTTCATATGCTGCCAGTCCAAGTTCATTAAATTTGGAATCATTTAAATGTTATTTGTGAATTTTGTAAAGTGTGGGATTGGCCTATCTAGTCATCTAttcattttgtttcttatttGTAATTGGTGTCTTTTCCCGTTCAAAATGAAATACTTGGTAACTCTTGAGCATCATACaccttttggttttaattttaaaaaattatccgTAAAGCTGTCTGCTGCACCATGTTCTTACGTAAGCCTGGTCTCCATAGAATTTAAGATTTACTATTAGGATCTGCCCTGCAGGAGGCTAGCATTTGTAGCCATTTGACTTTGCATTCTACTATGCTCAACCAATGAGTTGAACAATTTCAGTGCAGTTGCTGCGTCACATTTAATTATTCAAGAAATAGACTGAGGTAACAAAAAACACAGTTTGTATTCAATTGTGTTATTACAAATAGAATGAGAGACCTCTAGTAAACCTGACCCTCTGATCCAAGCTTCTCAGAGAGGAACGTGACATGTTGAAGATTAACCTTTGTTAAATATTCAAGCTGTCAATGCAGGTTAGCACAAGTCTGAGAAAGTCTGCAGCATCAACCCCCATTTTAACAAGGCTTGCAATTTCAGTCCAATTAGAAGAGTGTGAGACTTAGGATGCTTTATTCCTTAGAAGTGTGATGTTGTGCTGGTCAAGTATGATCAAATTACTTCTtctactatctctgtcactcaGGGTTTATTGTTGTCCCATTCTACTGCTGTTGAGGGCCATTCCATGACCCTGTTTACCAGCAGTCATTGATGGTCCTGG
It encodes:
- the LOC125446724 gene encoding zinc finger protein 609-like isoform X3, which produces MSLSSSSSAGKGVDSNAVDAYDSGDEWDIGVGNLIIDLDADLEKDQQKMEMSGSKDGSIPVPSAVAALPENIKFVTPVQAPQVKESKSKAKRNKSAKDGGKSVSAASLYSLGEPGSGKKEMQGRSGDLTNPSGLGSSNSTSKGSEKGPKTVRNGAGSKKEKDGGSSKSKKDKSENSGVVQPPPGNDPNAAQQLGLGSGSKGSSFECAPGTSCPDGAASQVLDLGNAPVDSNTISNLLGIKTEPEEVESECRPLKKMKTEKMDSPASTPAPPPLHLLPPVSSGVASPVEQIMVRTRSIAVNTCDVGLATEPECLGPCEPGTSVNLEGIVWQETEDGVLVVNVTWRNKTYVGTLLDCTRHDWAPPRFCESPTSDLEMRGNNRGRGKRTRPTPNTPAIETTTVPDSKVVTKTRACTSSKGRRGSQNSSDRRTPTNTVEDIKASPSAGNKRKNKPAPDLDLTSSSEDSKGGKRMRSNSRGTATPTPVTGMKTELPVPEHNCPSPILIDCPHPNCNKKYKHINGLRYHQAHAHTDSDGKLEGDIDSEEKNSDGEDCAQHPSLSQDSSSCNGSSSSLSFCQAKGSMSPARSATPKGRREGSMESHSPSPAAKLIAGKGSSKKKVSPEADTEPGGMYNIECSEEGPPVASPSDDTGNDGDDSSEKKLVLEKDKAKKSSSLKSEKLPLKTKSARPIVPAVSAQMYGFPTAGFTASGPGPAPSLATTVVQAMSKSPPLKAIQPKPTIMGEPSTVNPALTPVKEKKKKEKKKKDPKEAASPKPLGKGGKSEDGKSPFRDSSADVVPKGEGLLNGSSESHESRLASIKAEADKIYSFTDNAPSPSIGTASRLEGTSLVTPIAPLHVVTQNGADSSSVKTNSPAYSDISDAGEDGEGKGEGAKVKTSSPDQMAKESAKKALFSSSSSTSSSSSSSSSRTQPPLNKETHSPYYQGYDTYYSPNYPHSSPGGASSSSGAVSHSVKIKKEVEEEGAEVRVKVESADDKKIDMSSTCHHPSVIQQRPQMYMQPLYYGQYAYMPQYGYSEQGYHSHVMSTNPAYRQQYEKLCEEQHKQRQEQNRGKHNTNDTEKKQEHSIKDRDREEWKQKPPASATLSKAPSLTDLAKPVPNKPKDSTDSMKYAVMAKADDISKMQSQQAEGLKMKLTEGSHLGRELCETKPSLESSKHSGMDPTLWYRQESESRLWSYVYPNKYSEQQKAEEERWKEVERDRKFKEESSSRLRSKEIAVKEESKDSMCLESRSTSLEECRSVGKDPRSGLHIPVSSSMVQHPSYMPYVHGYPYGKPYETPHPGFRGMTPMMMQNYPGSYLSSGFSFSPYANKVPGHEDSDRARGSPGVGSKPSSESMALDILQQHASQYKSRSPTTSDKPPHERERGEREIDKERPRSSPSQRQITSHHHLGMGYPLLPGQYDLPYATGLSSPAIVTSQQAAAQASVSTLFPPARRI
- the LOC125446724 gene encoding zinc finger protein 609-like isoform X2, encoding MSLSSSSSAGKGVDSNAVDAYDSGDEWDIGVGNLIIDLDADLEKDQQKMEMSGSKDGSIPVPSAVAALPENIKFVTPVQAPQVKESKSKAKRNKSAKDGGKSVSAASLYSLGEPGSGKKEMQGRSGDLTNPSGLGSSNSTSKGSEKGPKTVRNGAGSKKEKDGGSSKSKKDKSENSGVVQPPPGNDPNAAQQLGLGSGSKGSSFECAPGTSCPDGAASQVLDLGNAPVDSNTISNLLGIKTEPEEVESECRPLKKMKTEKQMDSPASTPAPPPLHLLPPVSSGVASPVEQIMVRTRSIAVNTCDVGLATEPECLGPCEPGTSVNLEGIVWQETEDGVLVVNVTWRNKTYVGTLLDCTRHDWAPPRFCESPTSDLEMRGNNRGRGKRTRPTPNTPAIETTTVPDSKVVTKTRACTSSKGRRGSQNSSDRRTPTNTVEDIKASPSAGNKRKNKPAPDLDLTSSSEDSKGGKRMRSNSRGTATPTPVTGMKTELPVPEHNCPSPILIDCPHPNCNKKYKHINGLRYHQAHAHTDSDGKLEGDIDSEEKNSDGEDCAQHPSLSQDSSSCNGSSSSLSFCQAKGSMSPARSATPKGRREGSMESHSPSPAAKLIAGKGSSKKKVSPEADTEPGGMYNIECSEEGPPVASPSDDTGNDGDDSSEKKLVLEKDKAKKSSSLKSEKLPLKTKSARPIVPAVSAQMYGFPTAGFTASGPGPAPSLATTVVQAMSKSPPLKAIQPKPTIMGEPSTVNPALTPVKEKKKKEKKKKDPKEAASPKPLGKGGKSEDGKSPFRDSSADVVPKGEGLLNGSSESHESRLASIKAEADKIYSFTDNAPSPSIGTASRLEGTSLVTPIAPLHVVTQNGADSSSVKTNSPAYSDISDAGEDGEGKGEGAKVKTSSPDQMAKESAKKALFSSSSSTSSSSSSSSSRTQPPLNKETHSPYYQGYDTYYSPNYPHSSPGGASSSSGAVSHSVKIKKEVEEEGAEVRVKVESADDKKIDMSSTCHHPSVIQQRPQMYMQPLYYGQYAYMPQYGYSEQGYHSHVMSTNPAYRQQYEKLCEEQHKQRQEQNRGKHNTNDTEKKQEHSIKDRDREEWKQKPPASATLSKAPSLTDLAKPVPNKPKDSTDSMKYAVMAKADDISKMQSQQAEGLKMKLTEGSHLGRELCETKPSLESSKHSGMDPTLWYRQESESRLWSYVYPNKYSEQQKAEEERWKEVERDRKFKEESSSRLRSKEIAVKEESKDSMCLESRSTSLEECRSVGKDPRSGLHIPVSSSMVQHPSYMPYVHGYPYGKPYETPHPGFRGMTPMMMQNYPGSYLSSGFSFSPYANKVPGHEDSDRARGSPGVGSKPSSESMALDILQQHASQYKSRSPTTSDKPPHERERGEREIDKERPRSSPSQRQITSHHHLGMGYPLLPGQYDLPYATGLSSPAIVTSQQAAAQASVSTLFPPARR